From a single Phacochoerus africanus isolate WHEZ1 chromosome 11, ROS_Pafr_v1, whole genome shotgun sequence genomic region:
- the LOC125112092 gene encoding lysine-specific demethylase 4D-like, with translation MTSKLCGVQNPGCAIMTFYPTLEEFEDFNQYIAYMESQGAHRAGLAKVIPPKGWKARQTYEGISDILIAAPLQQVAFGEAGVFTQYHRKKRAMTVSQYHHLAHTVKYQAPPHLDFEDLEQKYWKTRLRGSPIYGADVSGSLFDENTRQWNLGHLGTIQDLLEQECGVAIDGVNSPYLYFGMWKTAFAWHTEDMDLYSLNFLHFGEPKTWYAVPPAHGRRLERLARELFPGPARGCEAFLRHKVALISPTVLKAQGIPFGRATQEAGEFMVTFPYGYHSGFNHGFNCAEAINFATPRWVDYGKVASQCSCGEARVVFSMDAFVRILQPERYELWKRGQDRVALEHTEHLSSPGSLELSAWREVRGAAGAELGLGHSPPHTARGRLRVAGRGVRRRNSVCSVSRCPSPTWGSSSAAQFQVAALCSSHGPGPTPPLSPGSSALGLQSTGRRGPVRRRRSRPHRRPRVQETLEPTVQAPAKRLLSVGTVGTAADLEAQLLLAKESLIDSPAPQSPGLQHPKAPGCCCASDLQPLGPPLDPQNSMHPGPCLLSLDNSVASFPESLPLIPSNVFETLRMFPRDAAGDHRAPMSSLEVIALDHSYASKILVPGAKARSWSTLDCDLLRLKPEAAAFLESWEEFLIQRIVCDL, from the coding sequence ATGACGTCCAAGCTCTGTGGGGTCCAGAACCCAGGCTGTGCCATTATGACCTTCTACCCAACCCTGGAAGAATTTGAAGACTTCAACCAATATATCGCTTACATGGAATCGCAAGGGGCACACCGCGCTGGCCTGGCCAAGGTAATTCCCCCCAAAGGATGGAAAGCCAGACAGACTTATGAGGGTATCAGTGACATCTTAATAGCTGCCCCTCTCCAGCAGGTAGCCTTTGGGGAGGCAGGTGTGTTTACTCAGtaccacagaaagaaaagagccaTGACCGTGAGCCAGTATCACCACCTAGCACATACTGTAAAATATCAAGCTCCACCACACTTGGATTTTGAGGACCTGGAGCAAAAATACTGGAAAACGCGCCTGCGCGGTTCCCCCATCTACGGCGCCGATGTCAGTGGCTCCTTGTTCGATGAGAACACGAGGCAGTGGAACCTGGGCCACCTGGGCACCATCCAGGACCTGCTGGAGCAGGAGTGCGGAGTGGCCATCGACGGCGTCAACAGCCCGTACCTGTACTTCGGCATGTGGAAGACCGCCTTCGCCTGGCACACGGAGGACATGGACCTTTACAGCCTCAACTTCCTGCACTTCGGGGAGCCCAAGACGTGGTACGCGGTGCCCCCTGCGCACGGCCGGCGCCTGGAACGCCTGGCCAGGGAGCTGTTCCCTGGCCCCGCGCGGGGCTGCGAGGCCTTCCTGAGACACAAGGTGGCGCTCATCTCGCCCACGGTCCTCAAGGCCCAGGGCATCCCCTTTGGCCGCGCCACTCAGGAGGCGGGCGAGTTCATGGTGACGTTTCCCTATGGCTACCACTCGGGCTTCAACCACGGCTTCAACTGCGCCGAAGCCATCAACTTCGCCACCCCGCGCTGGGTCGATTATGGCAAAGTGGCGTCGCAGTGCAGCTGCGGGGAGGCGCGGGTGGTGTTCTCCATGGACGCGTTCGTGCGCATCCTGCAACCCGAGCGCTATGAGCTGTGGAAACGGGGACAGGATCGGGTGGCGCTGGAACACACGGAGCACCTGTCCTCGCCTGGCAGCCTGGAGTTGAGTGCCTGGAGGGAGGTCCGCGGGGCTGCGGGGGCTGAACTTGGCCTGGGGCACAGCCCACCCCACACTGCCCGGGGTCGGCTCCGGGTGGCAGGCCGTGGGGTCCGCCGCCGAAACTCTGTGTGTTCGGTGTCTCGGTGCCCCTCGCCTACCTGGGGTTCTTCCTCCGCTGCCCAGTTCCAGGTTGCAGCTCTCTGCAGCTCCCATGGGCCAGGACCCACCCCGCCGCTGTCACCAGGCTCCTCTGCTCTGGGTCTCCAATCAACTGGCAGACGTGGTCCTGTTCGACGTCGTCGGTCTCGACCCCATCGTCGTCCTCGGGTACAGGAGACTTTGGAGCCAACAGTCCAGGCTCCAGCTAAGAGGCTCCTCTCAGTAGGTACAGTGGGCACAGCTGCAGACTTGGAAGCTCAGCTCCTTTTGGCCAAGGAATCCTTGATagacagccctgcccctcagagcCCTGGGCTCCAGCATCCTAAGGCTCCGGGATGCTGCTGTGCTTCTGACCTTCAACCACTGGGGCCTCCATTGGACCCTCAAAATTCGATGCACCCTGGTCCGTGCCTGCTGTCTCTGGACAATAGTGTGGCCAGTTTCCCTGAAAGCCTCCCACTGATTCCTTCCAATGTTTTTGAGACTTTGAGAATGTTCCCCAGGGATGCTGCTGGGGACCATCGGGCCCCTATGAGCAGTCTTGAGGTTATAGCGCTGGACCACTCTTATGCCTCTAAGATCCTGGTCCCAGGTGCAAAGGCCAGAAGCTGGAGCACCCTTGACTGTGATCTCCTGAGACTAAAGCCAGAGGCAGCAGCATTTCTTGAGTCCTGGGAGGAGTTCCTCATTCAAAGGATAGTCTGTGATCTTTGA
- the KDM4D gene encoding lysine-specific demethylase 4D — translation MEAMKSKANYAQNPSCSIMIFHPTKEEFNDFDKYIAYIESQGAYRAGLAKVIPPKGWKARQTYEGISDILIAAPLQQVAFGEAGVFTQYHRKKRAMTVSQYHHLAHTVKYQAPPHLDFEDLEQKYWKTRLRGSPIYGADVSGSLFDENTKQWNLGHLGTIQDLLEQECGVAIDGVNSPYLYFGMWKTAFAWHTEDMDLYSLNFLHFGEPKTWYAVPPAHGRRLERLARELFPGPARGCEAFLRHKVALISPTVLKAQGIPFGRATQEAGEFMVTFPYGYHSGFNHGFNCAEAINFATPRWVDYGKVASQCSCGAARVVFSMDAFVRILQPERYELWKRGQDRVALEHTEHLSSPGSLELSAWREVREPGGAAFSPRYCPPRVASRHRRAGSAGGGTCRRVPVRSVSSSPARVRRSSSAAQLEASAACSSGKPRSTRWPTPCPATPDLRLSGSWGLKPQPLPAVGPLMDSPVPLSPGLQHPAEASGHCCAPVP, via the exons ATGGAGGCTATGAAGTCTAAGGCCAATTATGCCCAGAACCCAAGTTGTAGCATAATGATATTTCATCCAACCAAAGAAGAGTTTAATGATTTTGATAAATACATCGCTTACATAGAATCCCAAGGTGCATACAGAGCAGGCCTGGCCAAGGTAATTCCCCCCAAAGGATGGAAAGCCAGACAGACTTATGAGGGTATCAGTGACATCTTAATAGCTGCCCCTCTCCAGCAGGTAGCCTTTGGGGAGGCAGGTGTGTTTACTCAGtaccacagaaagaaaagagccaTGACCGTGAGCCAGTATCACCACCTAGCACATACTGTAAAATATCAAGCTCCACCACACTTGGATTTTGAGGACCTGGAGCAAAAATACTGGAAAACGCGCCTGCGCGGTTCCCCCATCTACGGCGCCGATGTCAGTGGCTCCTTGTTCGATGAGAACACGAAGCAGTGGAACCTGGGCCACCTGGGCACCATCCAGGACCTGCTGGAGCAGGAGTGCGGAGTGGCCATCGACGGCGTCAACAGCCCGTACCTGTACTTCGGCATGTGGAAGACCGCCTTCGCCTGGCACACGGAGGACATGGACCTTTACAGCCTCAACTTCCTGCACTTCGGGGAGCCCAAGACGTGGTACGCGGTGCCCCCTGCGCACGGCCGGCGCCTGGAACGCCTGGCCAGGGAGCTGTTCCCTGGCCCCGCGCGGGGCTGCGAGGCCTTCCTGAGACACAAGGTGGCGCTCATCTCGCCCACGGTCCTCAAGGCCCAGGGCATCCCCTTTGGCCGCGCCACTCAGGAGGCGGGCGAGTTCATGGTGACGTTTCCCTATGGCTACCACTCGGGCTTCAACCACGGCTTCAACTGCGCCGAAGCCATCAACTTCGCCACCCCGCGCTGGGTCGATTATGGCAAAGTGGCGTCGCAGTGCAGCTGCGGGGCGGCGCGGGTGGTGTTCTCCATGGACGCGTTCGTGCGCATCCTGCAACCCGAGCGCTACGAGCTGTGGAAACGGGGACAGGATCGGGTGGCGCTGGAACACACGGAGCACCTGTCCTCGCCTGGCAGCCTGGAGTTGAGTGCCTGGAGGGAGGTCCGCGAGCCTGGGGGGGCTGCTTTCAGCCCAAGGTACTGCCCGCCTCGTGTGGCCTCACGCCACCGTCGTGCAGGGTCTGCGGGTGGTGGGACCTGCCGCCGAGTCCCCGTGCGTTCTGTGTCCTCAAGCCCTGCACGAGTCCGGCGTTCTTCCTCCGCTGCCCAGCTCGAGGCTTCTGCTGCTTGCAGCTCCGGGAAGCCCAGATCCACCCGGTGGCCAACCCCATGCCCAGCCACCCCTGATCTCCGTCTAAGTGGCAG CTGGGGCCTCAAGCCTCAACCCTTGCCTGCTGTTGGACCCTTGATGGACAGCCCAGTCCCTCTGAGCCCTGGGCTCCAGCATCCTGCTGAGGCTTCTGGGCACTGCTGTGCCCCTGTCCCCTAA